One genomic segment of Candidatus Latescibacterota bacterium includes these proteins:
- a CDS encoding ComEC/Rec2 family competence protein, whose protein sequence is LMRCVLVCITGLLITSSVTIAEDLADSGSGSIDEIGRGSSVPDRKVDGEGDIASSDLSVWLRDIPLKLNSLINSRIDSPLLTRDSNSILKALILADRKKLDPSIRDGFSYLGVAHYLALSGLHLGAIAGVLSWLMSLLPLKRIIRDAILLVCLTLYTLTAGSPHSLLRAIALLITMRLMFLAGKKITLPTALISSSFILVSFRYSLLSSPGFLLSFTAVAGIGYMGLPIMGVLTPYLPRKGAGRILSWLVGVICITVSVQMFTLPLILGFFGRTPVLAFISNILLGVPVMAILYMGLAFVVVPAIWMQSVISVPVNMIAWIFRKVPETAGFLGGPAVHAGDIEQIAYSLSIITACLSLGRGRRGKKPLLLLSVIILTVSVALGASTSKGTQRKSWPDDTERSGRFPEGIEILKDGTACLIIGQKLSRYHAWRLVTDLWKSGVSSVDIVIVQGTDMLSLMGISSLGRKMKVAHLICSPFLGINDSNFNSKIHSSFGKVTFLAADTMITVGESIIFLEAPPGLPSRGCKVDSKSAGLRLDIVSSPIGY, encoded by the coding sequence CGGTCGTGGCTCATCGGTCCCGGATCGGAAGGTCGATGGAGAGGGAGACATTGCCTCCAGTGATCTGTCCGTATGGTTGCGAGATATTCCGTTAAAACTGAATTCACTGATAAATTCAAGGATCGATAGCCCGCTGCTTACAAGAGACAGTAACAGTATCCTGAAAGCGTTGATCCTTGCGGACAGGAAAAAACTCGATCCTTCGATTCGTGACGGTTTTTCATATCTTGGGGTGGCTCATTATCTTGCCTTGAGCGGACTGCATTTAGGTGCCATTGCCGGAGTCCTTTCCTGGCTGATGTCCCTTCTTCCCCTGAAAAGGATCATTAGAGATGCTATTCTCCTGGTATGCTTGACCCTTTATACTCTGACGGCGGGCTCTCCGCATTCGTTATTAAGGGCGATAGCGTTGTTGATTACGATGAGGTTGATGTTTCTTGCCGGAAAAAAGATCACGTTACCGACCGCCCTGATCTCCAGTTCGTTTATCCTTGTATCCTTCAGGTATTCTCTCCTGAGCAGCCCGGGGTTTCTTCTTTCGTTCACGGCGGTTGCCGGGATCGGATATATGGGGCTGCCCATAATGGGAGTGTTGACTCCGTATCTTCCGCGTAAAGGAGCAGGCAGGATCTTAAGCTGGTTGGTGGGAGTCATCTGCATCACGGTCTCGGTACAGATGTTCACGCTACCGTTGATTCTAGGTTTCTTTGGCCGGACACCAGTCCTGGCGTTTATTTCAAACATACTGCTAGGTGTACCTGTTATGGCAATCCTGTATATGGGGCTGGCATTCGTGGTGGTGCCTGCAATCTGGATGCAATCTGTTATTTCAGTGCCAGTAAACATGATCGCATGGATATTTCGGAAAGTGCCTGAAACTGCTGGATTTCTTGGTGGTCCGGCAGTGCATGCTGGAGATATTGAGCAAATAGCATACTCTTTATCGATTATAACAGCCTGTCTGTCGCTTGGAAGGGGGAGACGAGGGAAAAAACCGTTGCTTCTACTCTCGGTCATTATTCTAACAGTATCTGTAGCGCTGGGTGCATCGACGAGTAAGGGAACTCAGAGAAAATCCTGGCCGGACGACACGGAAAGGAGTGGTAGGTTTCCGGAGGGAATAGAGATCTTGAAAGATGGGACCGCATGTCTGATAATCGGCCAGAAGCTCAGTAGATATCATGCATGGAGACTTGTCACAGACCTGTGGAAATCAGGTGTATCCTCGGTCGATATCGTCATTGTGCAGGGTACCGACATGTTGTCTTTGATGGGGATTTCCAGTCTTGGCAGAAAAATGAAGGTCGCACATCTGATCTGCAGTCCATTTCTGGGAATCAATGATTCAAATTTCAACTCGAAAATCCACTCGTCCTTCGGTAAGGTGACCTTTTTAGCAGCAGATACAATGATTACAGTGGGAGAATCTATCATATTTCTCGAGGCACCGCCGGGTCTGCCTTCCAGGGGCTGTAAAGTCGATTCGAAGAGTGCTGGATTAAGATTAGATATCGTCTCGTCACCGATTGGGTATTGA
- the purN gene encoding phosphoribosylglycinamide formyltransferase, protein MGTDIKIAVLASGRGSNFRALAEATSDERFPAETVLLIVDNPDAGALVYASESGIAAEIVDCGKRKGSMTPESSESMAEICARYEIDLICLAGFMRIVKGELLDRYSGRMLNIHPALLPSFKGLDGQGQAIEYGVRVSGCTVHFVDKGIDTGAIIIQKTVPVENDDTAESLSKKILGEEHRAYPEAVRLFAERRLKIRGRRVFIDDE, encoded by the coding sequence ATGGGAACGGATATCAAGATTGCGGTACTCGCTTCAGGCAGGGGCAGTAACTTCAGAGCTCTTGCGGAGGCGACATCTGATGAAAGATTTCCTGCAGAGACTGTTCTACTGATAGTCGATAATCCTGATGCCGGAGCTCTGGTCTATGCCTCGGAATCGGGAATAGCGGCTGAAATCGTCGATTGCGGCAAAAGGAAGGGGTCGATGACCCCTGAAAGTAGTGAATCTATGGCGGAAATCTGTGCCAGATATGAGATAGACCTTATATGTCTCGCCGGATTTATGCGGATCGTGAAGGGGGAGTTGCTTGACAGGTACTCCGGCAGGATGTTGAACATTCATCCGGCTCTTCTACCAAGCTTTAAAGGGTTGGACGGTCAGGGCCAGGCAATTGAATATGGTGTTAGAGTGTCGGGATGCACGGTTCATTTTGTCGACAAGGGGATAGATACTGGAGCGATCATAATACAAAAAACTGTTCCCGTCGAGAATGATGATACAGCCGAGTCGCTGAGCAAGAAAATATTAGGCGAGGAGCATCGGGCATATCCCGAAGCAGTCAGGCTGTTCGCCGAAAGAAGATTGAAGATCCGTGGAAGGAGAGTTTTCATTGATGATGAATGA
- a CDS encoding phosphoribosylaminoimidazolesuccinocarboxamide synthase, translated as MNENRGQKDTLPGIEPTYRGKVRDIYDLGDMLVLVASDRVSAYDSVIPTPIPGKGAVLNMISAAWFGWFGDLQNHMVSVDVSEYPEPFRNFEKELSGRSMLVRKAERIDLECIVRGYISGSGWKDYQRTGAICGIDLPEGLQLSQKLDQPVFTPSTKADSGHDENVSLEEAAEIVGEDTVKAVKKLSLDIFTRACDYALTKGIIIADTKFEFGRVDGEIVIIDEVLTPDSSRFWLVEEYEPGKQQRSLDKQYVRDYLDKSGWDHNPPAPELPAEVVSKTVERYKMAVRNLFPDLDIERYFK; from the coding sequence ATGAATGAAAATAGAGGCCAGAAGGATACGCTGCCAGGAATCGAGCCGACATACAGAGGGAAAGTAAGGGACATATACGATCTGGGTGACATGCTGGTGCTCGTTGCATCAGACAGGGTGTCCGCCTATGATTCGGTCATCCCCACACCGATACCTGGTAAGGGAGCGGTCCTTAATATGATATCGGCAGCCTGGTTCGGATGGTTCGGAGACCTCCAAAATCATATGGTGAGCGTGGATGTAAGTGAGTATCCGGAACCATTCAGAAATTTCGAAAAAGAACTTTCTGGCAGGTCTATGCTTGTAAGAAAAGCCGAGAGGATCGATCTGGAATGCATTGTACGGGGATACATCTCGGGGTCAGGCTGGAAAGACTATCAGAGGACAGGTGCGATCTGCGGGATCGATCTGCCTGAGGGACTTCAACTCTCACAGAAACTTGATCAGCCTGTCTTTACTCCTTCGACAAAGGCTGATTCGGGGCATGATGAGAATGTTTCGCTGGAAGAAGCCGCGGAGATCGTGGGGGAAGATACTGTCAAGGCCGTGAAGAAGTTGAGCCTCGATATTTTCACAAGAGCCTGTGATTACGCTCTGACAAAAGGGATCATCATCGCGGATACGAAGTTCGAATTCGGACGGGTCGATGGTGAAATAGTGATTATCGATGAAGTCCTTACACCGGATTCGTCGAGATTCTGGCTTGTCGAAGAATATGAGCCGGGAAAGCAGCAGAGAAGTCTTGATAAACAGTATGTGCGGGATTATCTCGATAAAAGTGGCTGGGATCATAATCCTCCAGCCCCGGAGTTGCCTGCCGAGGTCGTGTCGAAAACAGTGGAGCGTTATAAAATGGCTGTAAGGAACCTCTTTCCCGACCTTGATATTGAAAGGTATTTTAAATGA
- the purH gene encoding bifunctional phosphoribosylaminoimidazolecarboxamide formyltransferase/IMP cyclohydrolase codes for MSKKIRRALISVTDKSGLEEFARGLAKRGVEIIASGGTAAAVSKAGIDVIEISDLTGFPECMDGRVKTLHPKIHGGILADREKDSHLEQAGKLGIGLIDLVAVNLYRFREAAADPGLDEKGKIEQIDIGGPTLIRSAAKNYHSVAIVVDPEDYSSILEELDAKNGETTLETRRTLASKAFHHTASYDAAISGFFDSIEHPDGLPEEKITVYRRSRSLRYGENPHQQAALYISASPEGSFTDFVQHQGKELSFNNIQDMWAAFLLGKDLGEGSCAILKHMNPCGAAQGSDPLKNFMRARKTDPLSAFGSIICVNDIVDGELAEATKAGFVEVVLARGFTEGALEALKKKKNLRLITVPEAEWNRDVSGWTSREAGDMMLLQKRDIGFPELESLEVVTSRKPDEEEMKAMILAWKVVKHIKSNGIVICDSMGTIGVGAGQMSRVDSCRIAVDKARRENMVIDGGSAGSDAFFPFPDGVEYLVDAGVKNIIQPGGSIRDEEVIAAAEKLGISMVMTGKRHFRH; via the coding sequence ATGAGCAAGAAGATCAGAAGAGCTTTGATCAGCGTCACCGACAAGAGTGGTCTCGAGGAGTTCGCGCGTGGGCTTGCAAAGAGAGGTGTTGAGATCATTGCTTCCGGTGGAACGGCTGCGGCCGTGAGTAAGGCTGGAATTGATGTCATCGAGATAAGTGACCTGACGGGATTCCCCGAATGCATGGACGGCAGGGTCAAGACTCTCCATCCAAAGATTCATGGAGGGATCCTCGCTGACAGGGAAAAAGACTCGCATCTTGAGCAGGCCGGAAAGCTCGGGATAGGTCTTATCGACCTTGTCGCGGTCAACCTTTACAGATTCAGGGAGGCAGCGGCCGATCCGGGACTTGACGAAAAGGGAAAGATCGAGCAGATAGATATCGGCGGGCCTACGCTTATCAGATCGGCAGCAAAGAATTATCATTCAGTAGCGATCGTCGTGGATCCGGAAGATTATTCAAGCATACTGGAAGAGCTTGACGCAAAAAACGGGGAAACGACTCTTGAAACAAGACGGACACTTGCTTCCAAAGCATTTCACCACACCGCATCCTATGATGCAGCGATATCGGGTTTCTTCGATTCTATCGAACATCCTGACGGTCTTCCGGAAGAGAAGATAACCGTTTACAGGCGCTCTCGTTCATTAAGATACGGGGAGAATCCTCACCAGCAGGCGGCACTTTATATTTCTGCATCTCCTGAGGGTTCTTTTACAGACTTCGTTCAGCATCAGGGCAAGGAACTTTCCTTTAACAATATTCAGGATATGTGGGCCGCTTTCCTTCTGGGAAAAGACCTGGGGGAGGGTTCCTGTGCAATCCTGAAGCACATGAACCCATGTGGAGCCGCACAAGGTTCAGACCCTCTGAAAAATTTCATGCGAGCCAGGAAAACAGACCCCTTGTCTGCCTTTGGAAGTATTATCTGTGTAAACGATATTGTCGATGGGGAGCTTGCCGAAGCAACAAAAGCTGGTTTCGTGGAAGTGGTATTGGCCAGAGGGTTCACAGAAGGTGCTCTGGAGGCTCTTAAGAAAAAAAAGAACCTTCGTTTGATCACAGTGCCGGAAGCTGAATGGAACAGGGATGTCTCAGGCTGGACAAGCAGGGAGGCTGGAGACATGATGCTTCTCCAGAAAAGGGATATAGGATTTCCCGAACTTGAAAGCCTTGAAGTCGTGACCTCGCGCAAACCTGACGAAGAAGAGATGAAAGCGATGATCCTCGCGTGGAAGGTCGTCAAGCATATCAAATCAAACGGGATCGTCATCTGTGATTCAATGGGTACTATTGGTGTTGGAGCAGGTCAGATGAGCAGGGTGGATTCATGCAGGATCGCAGTCGATAAGGCCAGGAGAGAGAATATGGTGATCGATGGCGGATCGGCAGGATCAGACGCATTTTTCCCCTTCCCGGATGGAGTAGAATATCTGGTCGATGCAGGTGTGAAGAATATAATTCAGCCTGGTGGATCAATAAGGGACGAAGAAGTGATCGCAGCCGCCGAAAAACTGGGTATTTCGATGGTGATGACTGGCAAAAGGCATTTCAGACACTAG
- the guaA gene encoding glutamine-hydrolyzing GMP synthase, translating into MKDWSGESIVILDFGSQYTQLIARKIRAQKVFSNILTNSASIDEIVAEKPAGIILSGGPASVMDEKAPGLKADIFSLGLPVLGICYGMQLISIDRGGEVDKSDHREFGHTVIDVESENPLFRGTPARQRVWMSHGVKVNSLPDGFETIASTEGCPIAAVENRAEKIFGLQFHPEVYHTDHGETILRNFIFDICGCRPTWSSASFADREIEKIRETVGDSRVLCAVSGGVDSSVMAVLLDKAIGKQLCPVFVDNGLLRDREAEEVKELLSEYLTTELVFVDATDEFLGRLEGVTDAEKKRKIIGKCFIDIFEEQSGIHGPFDYLAQGTLYPDIIESRSTVGPSATIKSHHNVGGLPEDLKFDLVEPLSLLFKDEVREVGMYLGLPERQIKRHPFPGPGLAVRVPGEIIRSDLDVLRQVDRIFIDGLKNSGLYDEVWQAFAVLLPVKSVGVMGDERTYQNAVVLRAVTSTDGMTADWAKLPFDFLQEISNEIINRVDGVNRVVYDISTKPPSTIEWE; encoded by the coding sequence ATGAAGGACTGGAGTGGCGAGAGTATTGTAATCCTTGATTTCGGCTCACAGTACACGCAGTTGATTGCGAGGAAGATCAGGGCCCAGAAAGTCTTTTCAAACATTTTAACGAATTCAGCATCAATCGATGAGATAGTCGCTGAAAAACCTGCCGGGATAATTCTTTCTGGAGGACCGGCGAGTGTTATGGATGAGAAGGCTCCAGGTCTGAAAGCGGATATTTTCTCGCTTGGCTTACCTGTGCTTGGTATCTGTTACGGTATGCAGTTGATCTCTATCGACAGGGGTGGGGAAGTAGACAAGTCGGATCACAGGGAATTCGGCCATACAGTGATCGATGTAGAGAGCGAAAACCCTCTGTTCCGGGGTACTCCCGCGCGACAACGTGTCTGGATGAGCCATGGAGTCAAAGTAAATTCTCTTCCTGACGGATTTGAGACGATAGCGTCAACCGAAGGATGCCCTATCGCTGCTGTAGAAAACAGGGCAGAAAAGATTTTCGGGCTACAATTCCATCCCGAAGTATATCATACCGATCACGGGGAGACTATTTTAAGGAATTTTATTTTTGATATCTGCGGATGCAGACCGACATGGAGTTCTGCCAGTTTTGCCGACCGTGAGATAGAGAAGATAAGGGAGACAGTAGGAGATTCCAGGGTTCTTTGCGCTGTGAGCGGAGGTGTTGACAGTTCTGTGATGGCCGTTCTTCTCGACAAGGCAATAGGGAAGCAGCTCTGTCCGGTGTTCGTCGATAATGGACTGCTCCGGGACAGGGAAGCGGAGGAAGTGAAAGAACTGCTTTCGGAATATCTGACGACGGAACTTGTATTCGTGGACGCCACTGATGAATTTCTGGGAAGGCTGGAAGGAGTCACTGACGCTGAAAAGAAACGGAAGATCATCGGTAAGTGTTTTATAGATATATTCGAAGAACAGAGTGGGATACACGGACCTTTTGATTATCTGGCCCAAGGGACCTTATACCCGGATATTATAGAGAGCCGCTCGACAGTCGGTCCGTCGGCCACGATAAAATCACATCATAACGTTGGTGGGCTACCTGAAGATCTCAAATTTGATCTGGTAGAACCGCTTTCTCTCCTCTTCAAGGATGAAGTACGGGAGGTAGGGATGTATCTCGGACTGCCTGAAAGGCAGATAAAAAGACATCCGTTTCCTGGCCCGGGGCTTGCGGTGAGAGTGCCGGGAGAAATTATAAGATCCGACCTGGATGTTCTGCGTCAAGTGGACAGGATATTCATTGACGGCCTGAAAAATAGCGGACTTTACGATGAGGTATGGCAGGCGTTCGCAGTGCTGTTACCGGTGAAAAGTGTGGGAGTGATGGGTGATGAAAGGACATATCAGAATGCTGTTGTACTCAGGGCGGTCACAAGCACCGATGGGATGACCGCGGACTGGGCGAAGCTGCCATTCGATTTTCTTCAGGAGATATCGAACGAGATAATTAATCGTGTCGATGGTGTTAACAGGGTCGTTTACGATATAAGCACAAAACCGC